Proteins from a single region of Antechinus flavipes isolate AdamAnt ecotype Samford, QLD, Australia chromosome 2, AdamAnt_v2, whole genome shotgun sequence:
- the SPARC gene encoding SPARC, protein MRAWIFFLLCLAGRALAAPQQQEALPDEAEVVEEPVAEVTEEPVGANPVQVEVGEFDETVDEAEEVVAENPCQNHHCKHGKVCELDENNTPMCVCQDPTSCPAPVGEFEKVCSNDNKTFDSSCHFFATKCTLEGTKKGHKLHLDYIGPCKYIAPCLDSELSEFPLRMRDWLKNVLVTLYERDEDNNLLTEKQKLKVKKIHENEKRLEAGDHPVELLARDFEKNYQMYIFPVHWQFGQLDQHPIDGYLSHTELAPLRAPLIPMEHCTTRFFEACDLDNDKYIALDEWAGCFGIKDQDIDKDLVI, encoded by the exons ATGAGGGCTTGGatcttcttcctcctttgccTGGCAGGCAGGGCACTAGCAGCACCT CAGCAGCAGGAAGCGCTTCCTGATGAGGCTGAAGTGGTGGAGGAACCAGTTGCCGAAGTAACCGAG GAGCCTGTGGGTGCCAACCCCGTCCAGGTTGAGGTTGGAGAGTTTGATGAAACTGTAGATGAAGCTGAGGAGGTTGTAGCTGAAA ATCCCTGCCAAAACCACCACTGCAAACATGGCAAGGTCTGCGAGCTTGATGAGAACAACACTCCCATGTGCGTGTGCCAGGACCCTACCAGCTGCCCTGCCCCCGTAGGAGAGTTTGAGAAG GTTTGTAGCAATGACAACAAGACTTTTGACTCCTCCTGccacttctttgccaccaaaTGCACCCTAGAGGGAACCAAGAAGGGGCACAAACTCCACCTGGATTACATTGGACCCTGCAAAT ACATTGCCCCCTGCCTGGACTCGGAGCTGAGCGAGTTTCCCCTGCGCATGCGTGACTGGCTGAAGAACGTGCTGGTCACCCTCTACGAGCGTGATGAGGACAACAACCTGCTGACCGAGAAGCAGAAGCTCAAA GTCAAGAAGATCCACGAGAACGAGAAGCGCCTGGAAGCTGGGGACCACCCAGTGGAGCTGCTGGCCCGCGACTTCGAGAAGAACTACCAGATGTACATCTTCCCCGTGCACTGGCAGTTTGGCCAGCTGGACCAGCACCCCATTGATGG GTACCTGTCCCACACCGAACTGGCCCCTCTTCGGGCTCCCCTCATTCCCATGGAGCATTGTACCACTCGCTTCTTCGAAGCCTGTGACCTGGACAATGACAAGTACATTGCCCTGGATGAATGGGCTGGCTGTTTTGGCATCAAGGATC AGGATATCGACAAGGACCTGGTGATCTAA